Below is a window of Janthinobacterium lividum DNA.
CGCCATTCTGCTCGGCGCCGGCACTGCTGATGCGTCCGATTACCACGGCTACTTGCTGCACCGCATCGACGACTTGCCGCATGGTGTTGCCGGCGGCATTGACGAGGTCGCCACCTGCATCCACAGTGGCCACCGAATCGCCGATCAGGCGCTTGATTTCCAGCGCCGCTTCGTTCGAGCGCTGCGCCAGGCTGCGCACCTCGGACGCCACGACGGCAAAGCCGCGCCCTTGCTCGCCCGCGCGGGCCGCTTCCACGGCCGCATTCAGGGCCAGGATATTCGTCTGGAAGGCGATGCCGTTGATGACGCCGATGATGTCGACGATCTTGTGCGAGCTGGCCTTGATCGAGGCCATGGTCTCGACCACGGCACCCACGGTCTGGCCGCCGCGCAGGGCCACGTCGGCCGCTGTCGCCACCAGGGTGCGCCCCTGTCCTACGTGGGCTTCGTTGCGGCCCACGGTGGCCGTCAGCTCGCGCATCGAGTCCACGGTGGCGCCCAGCGCGTCCGCTTGCGTGGCCGTGTGGCCGGACAGGGCGGCGTTGCCCTGGGCGATATCGGCGCCGGCCGCCGCGATGACGGCCGCGCCGCCGCGGATTTCCTGCACCAGGGTGGCCAGGCCATGTGTCATGGCGCCGAAGTCGCGCACCAGGTCGCCGATCTCGTCGTGTGCCTGCGAGGTGATGCGCTGCGACAGGTCGCCCGCCGCCGCCGCGCCGACGGCCACGCGCAATTGCGTCACGTCGCGCGCGAACGCGGCATAAAAGCCCGCACACAGGTAGGCGGCGGCCAGCAGTACCAGCAGCATGGCTGCCAGGATCAGGGCGCGGCGCGCCTCGTCGCGGGCGATGCGCTGCGCCAGCAAGCCGTCCAGCGCGCTGGCCGAGGCGCCGGAGAGCGCGTGCAGGGCGTCGATGGCTTGCATGCCGGCCGCGTGGAATTGCGCGCCCGAGGTCTGGTCGTAGGAATTCGTCACCTCATTCTTCGTGCGTTCGAGGAAGGCCAGCGCGGCCGGCACGGCTTTCAGGGCCGGCTGCAGGCTGGCGCGCAATGCCGGCTTGGCCGCGATGATTTCGTCGAAGCGGGCCGGCAGGCGTTCCAGTTCGTGGCGCGCGATCAGGGCGTTGGCGTTGACGAGTTGATCTTCATTCGCTTCGAACAGACCCGTGTCGATGTAGGCCGCGCCGCGCCCGCCGATGTCCGACAGGCTCTCGGCCAGGTCGGGCAGGGTGGCGGTAAACACGGCGCTCAGGTGGTTGGCGCCCGCGTCCGGGTCCAGACTCAGGTGCGAGCGGTCCGCCACCAGCTGGCCCAGTTTGGCCGCCTGGCGCAGCAGCGCCGTGTGCGCCGCGTAGCTGTCGCGCGCGGCGAGGCCTGCCTGGCGGCCCAGCAGGGCTTGCCACTGCTTCGTCAGCTCGGCGGCCTGGGGCAGGCCCGCGCCCGCCGGCAAGCGCATCAGGGCCGCCAGCGCGGCCGTGATGCGCGCATTCAGGGCCGTGTTGTCCATGCCCGCCTTGCCGCTCAGGCGCAAATGCTCGAGACCGCGCCGCTGCTGCAGCAGCCGCGTGCCTTCCTGGAGTTGGCGCACATACGCCACGCCCCGCTGCGCATCTTGTGCCTGGGCCAGCGATTTGCCCAGCTCCGAGATCAGCAAAGTGGTTGCCAGCGCCAGCGGCAGCAGGAAGACCAGGCAGACGAGCATGAATTTGGGCAGCAGGCGCAAGCGCTGCATGAGTCGGATGGCGGGGGTGAGGAGCATTTTCATCGGGTTTCCAGGGAAGAGTGGCAACATTTCTGCAGTGCAATGTTGCCTGCGGATTGTGACCCCTTGATGAAGTGGGCGATTTTGCTTTTCGCCATAGTGAAGCAGTTCACACGGAAGGCCGATCCTTCTGTAAAATCGAGGGTTTTTTGCGAGGGCCATATTATGGTCACCAATATGGCCAACGAGAACGACAGCAACACCCCCGATTCCACTGACAATGCGGACATCGCCGCAGCGTCAGTCAGCAGCAAGGCGCCGGCCGTGATCGCGCGCGAAGTGCAGCGCCGCCGCACCTTCGGCATCATTTCCCACCCGGATGCCGGTAAGACCAC
It encodes the following:
- a CDS encoding methyl-accepting chemotaxis protein → MKMLLTPAIRLMQRLRLLPKFMLVCLVFLLPLALATTLLISELGKSLAQAQDAQRGVAYVRQLQEGTRLLQQRRGLEHLRLSGKAGMDNTALNARITAALAALMRLPAGAGLPQAAELTKQWQALLGRQAGLAARDSYAAHTALLRQAAKLGQLVADRSHLSLDPDAGANHLSAVFTATLPDLAESLSDIGGRGAAYIDTGLFEANEDQLVNANALIARHELERLPARFDEIIAAKPALRASLQPALKAVPAALAFLERTKNEVTNSYDQTSGAQFHAAGMQAIDALHALSGASASALDGLLAQRIARDEARRALILAAMLLVLLAAAYLCAGFYAAFARDVTQLRVAVGAAAAGDLSQRITSQAHDEIGDLVRDFGAMTHGLATLVQEIRGGAAVIAAAGADIAQGNAALSGHTATQADALGATVDSMRELTATVGRNEAHVGQGRTLVATAADVALRGGQTVGAVVETMASIKASSHKIVDIIGVINGIAFQTNILALNAAVEAARAGEQGRGFAVVASEVRSLAQRSNEAALEIKRLIGDSVATVDAGGDLVNAAGNTMRQVVDAVQQVAVVIGRISSAGAEQNGEIARINQALAQIDDMTRQNAGLVDEARAGSQRLHQEGEALTQAVSRFRLREHEVPGTRHANAATVRDGLPSVRPAGLWSANKPRVISQNRAERRKAS